The Pseudomonas solani genome segment CAGGCGGTGCAGGTTCATCACTTGGCCTCCGCTTTCTGCAGCGGCTGGTGGGTGACGGTGACGAAGACGTCCTCCAGGTTCGGCTCGGTCTCCTTCACCTCGGCCTCCACACCCTGCTCGGCCAGGCGCCGGGCGATGCGTTCATGGGCATCGGCCTCGGCGCTGAGCACCCGCAGCGAGGCGCCGATCTGAGCCATGGCGATCACCTCTTCGGCGCCCTGCAGCGCCCGTTGCGCCTGGCGTGGCTGCGCGCATTCGATCAGCAGCGGGTGGCCGGGCAGGGCGCCCATCAGCTCGGCCGGGCTGCCGTCGGCCACCAGGCGCCCGGCGTCGAGGATGCCCAGGCGCGTGCAGCGCTCGGCCTCGTCCATGTAGTGGGTGGACACCAGCAGCGTGGTGCCGGCCTCGGCCAGCTCGAACAGCGAATCCCAGAATTCCCGGCGTGATTGCGGGTCCACCGCGCTGGTGGGCTCGTCGAGCAGCAGCAGGTCGGGCTTGTGCAGCACCGCGCCGGCCAGCGC includes the following:
- a CDS encoding ABC transporter ATP-binding protein, producing the protein MTDSETVIRARGLTKRFGQLAAVDGLNLQVNRAEVFGFLGPNGCGKSTTIRMLCGLLLPSEGEIEVLGCQIPRDAEALKRRIGYMTQKFSLYEDLTIGENLEFLAAVQGLPRSEGRQRIDELLERYWLADRRKQLAGTLSGGQKQRLALAGAVLHKPDLLLLDEPTSAVDPQSRREFWDSLFELAEAGTTLLVSTHYMDEAERCTRLGILDAGRLVADGSPAELMGALPGHPLLIECAQPRQAQRALQGAEEVIAMAQIGASLRVLSAEADAHERIARRLAEQGVEAEVKETEPNLEDVFVTVTHQPLQKAEAK